The Manis pentadactyla isolate mManPen7 chromosome 12, mManPen7.hap1, whole genome shotgun sequence genome contains the following window.
tcctgatgattgcaaacgttttgcctttagtatacccattaccaattgtgtagggccttctccccggtttcagtggagagttctcccacaaggaatggccaacagccccactctttgccaaaagtttgtagcccagactatagacccctttaggttgctcttccccactttgtatattatccattatatggatgatattcttcttgccggtcctgaccagcaacagctctatgcggccagtcaacagctagtcactgccctccgagatcgaggactacaaatttccccagaaaaagtccaggtccaccccccccaactttttttaggctttgaattattttctaataaaatcctcactcaaaaaattcagttaaagagaagctccttaaacactcttaatgattttcagcgtctgctaggagacatcaactggctcaggccttatttaaagctgaccaccggagagttaaagcccttgtttgatgtcctacgtggagaccctgatccttcctccccccgctcgctttcatcagaagcacaaagggcattaaccattgtagagcgggctatttctgaacagaccattagctacttctctccacatctaagtttgtggctgctcattttccctacccccttctcccctacaggagtcctttggcaaaaccatccactattttgggttcatttgccagcctccccccctagagtcttagctacctatcctcaattagttgctgccctcttacgtttaggccgagaggcagctctcaagttgtttaggagagaccctgaagttataaccctcccatacaatacatctcaattacaatggcttattcaacatgatgatgattgggcaattagctgcacctccttccaggggacaatagacaatcattaccctgcagacagattagtccagttccttcaaaagaccccagttgtctttcccaagaggactaaaaccacgccaattgctggggccgtaatggtgttctctgatgggtcctcctccggtatagccgctttcagtattaatgggcaagttactcgaatacagacagacctctcttctgcacaacttgttgaactaactgcaataatcaaagtttttgagcttttaatagatgccccctttaacctttacactgacagtgcctatgtagcaacctctgttcccctattagagacagtgccttacatacgtccctctacaaatgcttcccccctattcgcaaaattgcaaaaattaattctaaaccgcgatgccccttttttcatcgggcacatacgcgctcacactggccttccagggccgcttgccaaaggcaatgacagagttgatctggcgactcaattagtagcctctgtcacgtcagactcacccttggctgcagcccaacgggctcatgaactacatcatctcaatgctcatactcttagactcaaattttcaatcacccgagaacaggcccgccaaatagttcggcaatgtcaaggatgtctaactctcctcccagagcctcataacggaatcaacccccaggggttagttccaggagagatatggcaaatggatgtcactcattaccctccctttggtaaattaaaatatatccatgtgtctattgacacatgtagtggtttcctatgtgcatccttgcaaacgggagaggcaactaaaaatgttattacccatgttctctcatgcctggcatatctaccaccacctaaaatctaaaaaactgacaatgggcctggatacgccagctctagctttaaacagttctgtgcgcagttaggtattaagcacataacaggaattccctataatccccaaggccaaggcattgttgaaagagcccacttaacccttaaaaacatgttattcaaacttcagtcggggggagaagtactctatccgaaaacaggtaatgcaaagacactcctaaatcatgcactgtttgttcttaatttccttacttatgactccgcgggtaaaaccgctgctgatcgcctttggcatccctccacggcagataattatgcacaggctatgtggagagatccgatgaccaacacatggcacgggcctgaccctgtgctcatatgggggaaaggacatgcttgtatatatgatgctaaggcacaaaatgcccgatggctcccagataggctcattaaactcctagacacaaatagaggcaaaaacaataataattccagtccagggcatattaacccctgagaagccttccctttctgtttattttcaggaggcaaaaatgaagatttctacactattgaccctcgtcatgacctttcgccccgtttggacccatcagattttcaatttcacctggacagtcaccagtgaagcaggagacgtcgttttcagttcttctaccttagcaagttcccccccatggcctgttcttgcccctgacctctgtgacttggccgctggagcttctgcagcctgggggaccccagacatttactttcctttttccacctcccctgagacctaccctgagggacaatctaccacctctcctgggtgtaacaacacccctaggagaacctacctcagagaaacagaattttatgtttgcccgggagctcatagagatcgagcccttaactataaatgtggatatagagactcctatttctgtgactcctgggggtgtgagactacaggagatgctagttggaagcctagctccacctgggattatataactgtaagtagggcttggaatcccaagcctaactcaactgttaccccagaatgtcaaagcacccaatccacaagggggcgatgtacaccgctctccattgcctttactgacaagggaaaaagggcccctattgatagatggctcaggggacatgaatgggggctaaggctttatgtttcaggaaaggaccctgggctcacttttaaaatcaaattaattcgatccattccaaacgccaacaagcacgttgtccttggccctattgcccctaaggcaagagacccaagaccttctaacccttctcccctgtctactagtactgttttccaggccttgctccccccagttttaccctctacaggcgaaatccttaaaggcctggctaatgtgactgcagaatcccttaactccactggatatagcgagtgctggttatgtttctcccccgttcccccgttttacgaagggatagcagttttagtaaacacctcagcagacctcatacttaccaatgactccagcaagactcgctggtcagacccctcccgtttttcagagacctctccgggtctcacattgacgcagctttcgggaataggcctctgtatacatagccccgtcttgcgtctaccccctcagctaatacccatttgtaacagctccttctcacccccgctgtcctatgaattccttgtcgcgcccaacggtacttattttgcttgctcctttggcataacgccctctgttaacccgcgcttgctaatatctaacaatgaatattgtgttttagtcatgctcatgcccaagatttccatacatcccaccgaagacctccttccatattactcgggctctactcgcactaagcgtgagccagtaaccgccattaccttatctgtgatattaagattaagagcagctggggctggaacaggcattgcctccataattacttctaaacaacaatattatgctcttagtcaggctattgataaagacatacaaaatctgcaagaaggtttagacagcctgaaagaatctgttgtctctctctctgaggtagtgctccaaaatcgccgagggttagacctccttttcctgaaagaaggaggcctctgcgctgctcttaaagaagaatgttgcttctataaagacaaaacagggttagtgcaagatagcattgataaagttaagaaaaacctagaagccaggcaaaaacaaagagaaaaggatgaggcctggtataaaaactagacctctgccaccccttggttaactactctgatccccaccatccttggacccttggcaggattcttccttttagtgtctcttggcccttgggccttaagaaaactgacagtttttattcgagagcaggttgaccagctcgtcaagccagcggttgctgttcattatcacagacttacagcctgtgatgaagagtcttacaccgaaccaaccaatgctcccggtctccggttctcaactttacaggcgcctcaaccatggtaccatcgattctggcaccgtacttaatgtggcccatatgctggtcagccagaaccagacatacccctaactatgagggtatgggcatcgagatgagtgcgagacaaagtaccgcaagggagggttcttcctagaacctctctggtcctccctgagaatacgcctggcttgcatagaggttggtatccatatgtacataaagccttgatatattaagatcaatttggctttcagctctgcctctcctccctaaaagataccgagagcatttgcgaaatgttaccctgctggaggagccaggcctctattccctcactcgattaaggcccacctttctgaaataaatagaaagggaggagatgttgggagccacacaaagacaacaagatggccacagttcatgaggttcctgcttcacttcctggagattagctgcgagcccgcgcgcgccaacaagaaagcccgcgcgcgccaagagatactcttctccccctccttccccattatcatataccaatcagaatgtaactcgctgcgccatccctgctatgcagccaatcccctgcttacaagtatcctatggcccactctgcccctgaacactggtgtatatctacccccgtcttacaataaaatttgagggcttgatcagaatactgtcttgccttcgctcttctctcgcccccattttctttcaggtcggatccccctcgtccccacaaataactaggtcccgctggacgggacaccgCTGGGCGGGGACCCCTGATGGGGGCAGAAAACCCACAGGTGGACAGATATGTTTTGCAAGTTTATTGGATCATCTTGACACAAAATCAGCACAGCAGCGTGGTATGTCTGTCTCTCCTTTACCTGGGAATGTCAATAGCAAATAAATTCTCATAGAACACATCATACAGTTTCGAGATTCTAGAATCACTGCACAGGATTCCGTAATAGATACTCTACATGCTAAAGTGACAGTTTTCATCAAAAGGAAAAGTTAAAACGTCACTGAGGACCATCATCTCTGAGAAAGTTCTCACAGGGCCGCTGGGGTCCCCCTGCCCTGCCCGTGAGGTGCACTGCAGGAGCCCCACTGCACCAGCACGTGCTTCCCTGTGGGGGCCGCAGAGTCAGGACTGGGCCTGCCCGGCTGCTGCGAGCACACACCTGGGGAGCATTTAGTGGCAGGAGGGACCCAGACTCACAGCACACCCCCACTCTCCCCAAAAACGCCGCCTGACACCCATCCCACCCCACAGGAAGAGATAAACCCCAGTAAGGTCCAGTCCCTGACCCACCAGGGGCCGGCTGGACCCCCACCCTCAGCTGAGGCTCCCTGCCTGGCACCCCGCCATTGTCCTCCTGCACTCGGCACGGGGTGGGGACGCAGACAGCATGACAGACCACAGCCTGCATTACCCTCTCCTGCCAGGTGTCCTGGGCCTGTGGCCGTGAGGGGTGAGATGTCGCCAGACAGGGTTTTGGGGACTGGTGGGGGCTCAGGTGACTTTACAGAAGCAGGATGCGCCACCCTGCCCCAGTCCGCCCCAAGCACCCGACCTTGGGCCCACCAGGTCCTGGCCCAGAGTGCTCATGCTCACACCTCACGCAGCCCCTGCTGGTCTGGGGGCTGGAACGGGCTTCTCGCTAAGGAGTGCAGGACGGGGCAGAGTGAACGAGATGATGGATGAATCTGCGCGGAATGTGACCTCGACACCAGAAGGGTGGCGGGCAGTGGACCTGAATTACTGATGGGCAGACGGTCCCCGTGGCCAGGGGAACCTGAGCCTGGACTCCACCGGGCCGCAGTGCCCCCCTCTGCTGCGGGGCCACGCACTCAGCACTGGGCCAGCGTCCCTTTCATCTCCTCCAACAAGTTGTTCAGAAGCGTGCAGTCGCTGCACTTCCCATCGACCGACACGGACTTGTCACCCTGAGGAAGGGAAACAACGTTGGTCATTCTGAGACGCTGCCTGGGGACTGCGCATATCCTGCCTCCAATCTCAAACACTTTCCTATGCCATGGCGCTTTGATGATCAAAGGGAAGCGTTCTGGGTCTCCCTCGGGGGCCTCACTCCCCAGGCAAGGGCGGCCAAGGCGCGGAGGCCTGTGGGGACTGGGGACCCTGCCTGGAACCGGTGCGGTGGCAGAGCTCGGTGGGGCGGGGCGACCAAAGCCACACCTTCTGGCTAGGGGTCCTAGAGATGGGGACCACAAGTCTGCTCACGGACCGCTGGGGCCACTGGGCACTGAGGACCTGCAGCCCTCACCCAGGAGGCCGAGATCACCTAACCTGGTGTGGCCTCACCCGGGGCCGCTCTGCAGTGCAGGACAAGGACACTGGAACCAGATCCCGTGGCCGCAGCCTGTGTACCCACGTTGTCCATGGGGCTGGACAGGCCCAGGCTCTCAGCAGGGTCCGAACAGTCAGGGTATCACCCACAGGCCAGGGCAACAGCACAATGGAAAATGCAACTGACAGACAACCACCCTAAGATGAGGGACTGCGAGGCCTCTGACCAGGCTTTAAGGCAGCTCTTTTGAGACCCTCCGTCCAATAAGCAATCAAAAACTCTCGAAACAAATGGAAAAGCAGAACATCTCAGCAAGAAATGAGCAGCAGGCAGAGCCACCAAGGGGAAGGCTTAGGCCTGAGAATCCCAACAACCAGAATAAAGAGACTCACTGATGGGCCCAGCAGCAGGGCAGGCACGACACAGAAGGGGGCCAGACGGGCTGAGGCCGGCAGACGGGAGGCGCGGTAACAGAAGGCCCGAGACGCCTGTCAGCGGCGTCCAGAAGGAACACACGGACCACagtgctgaaaaagtatttcagCAACAGCCGAAAACACCTCAAAGTTTGCAAAAaacacaaatgcacacatttgAGCAGCTCTACAGACTGCAGATA
Protein-coding sequences here:
- the IZUMO4 gene encoding izumo sperm-egg fusion protein 4 isoform X1, producing MKISTLLTLVMTFRPVWTHQIFNFTWTVTSEAGDVVFSSSTLASSPPWPVLAPDLCDLAAGASAAWGTPDIYFPFSTSPETYPEGQSTTSPGCNNTPRRTYLRETEFYVCPGAHRDRALNYKCGYRDSYFCDSWGCETTGDASWKPSSTWDYITVSRAWNPKPNSTVTPECQSTQSTRGRCTPLSIAFTDKGKRAPIDRWLRGHEWGLRLYVSGKDPGLTFKIKLIRSIPNANKHVVLGPIAPKARDPRPSNPSPLSTSTVFQALLPPVLPSTGEILKGLANVTAESLNSTGYSECWLCFSPVPPFYEGIAVLVNTSADLILTNDSSKTRWSDPSRFSETSPGLTLTQLSGIGLCIHSPVLRLPPQLIPICNSSFSPPLSYEFLVAPNGTYFACSFGITPSVNPRLLISNNEYCVLVMLMPKISIHPTEDLLPYYSGSTRTKREPVTAITLSVILRLRAAGAGTGIASIITSKQQYYALSQAIDKDIQNLQEGLDSLKESVVSLSEVVLQNRRGLDLLFLKEGGLCAALKEECCFYKDKTGLVQDSIDKVKKNLEARQKQREKDEAWYKN